Genomic window (Thermus antranikianii DSM 12462):
CGCCATGATCAGGTTCCAGGCGGTGCCCGCTTCCCCGGAGAAAAGGGCGATGCCCACGGGAAGGGTGCGCATCTCCGGGGTTTGGACCACGATGAGGGGCCATAGGAAGGCGTTCCAGTTGCCCAGGAAGGTGAAGATCCCCAAGGCGGCCAGGGCTGGGCGCACCAGGGGCAGGCCAATCCGCCAAAACACGCCGAACTCGGAGAGCCCATCCATCCTTCCGGCGTCGAACAGGTCCTGGGGCAGGGTTTCGAAGAACTGCCGCATGAGGAAGACCCCGAAGGCGGTGATGAGACCGGGAAAGAGGAGCCCCCAGTAGGTGTTGATCCAGCCCTTCTCCGCGCTCATCACATACCAGGGGATGACCAGCATCTCCGTGGGGACCATCAAGGTGGAGAGGATGAGGATAAAGACCAGGTTCTTCCCGGGAAATCGGAGCCGGGCCAGGGTGTAGCCTGCGAGGCTATCGAAGAACAGCACGGAAAGGGTGGTGAGGGAGGCCACCAGGAGGCTGTTTCCAAACCAGCGCATGAACCCTGTTTCCCCGAGGACCACCCGGTAGTTCTCTAGGGTGGGCTCCCGGGGAAGGAATCTGAGCTCGAAGAGTTCGGGGAAGGGCTTGAAGGAGGTGAGCACCATCCAGAGGAAGGGGAGAACCATGACGCTGCCGCCCAAGAGGAGGAGAAGGAGAACCAGAAAACCCGTAAGGCGGTTTTTCGCCTTCATAGCTCCACCCTCCGGGTGAGGAGCTTAAGCTGCACCAGGGTGATCAGGAGGATGAGGGCAAAGAGGAGGACGGTGACCGTTGCGGCATACCCTAGCTGGAAGCGCAAGAAGGCCAGCTGGTAGATGTAGAGGGCCAGGGTTAGGGTGCTGTTCAAAGGTCCCCCTTGGTCGGTAAAGTTCAGGTTCACCACCTGGGTGAAAAGCTGCAGGTAGCCAATGGTTCCGATGACCACGGAGAAGACCAGAACGGGGTTCAATAGGGGCCAGGTGATGTGGCGGAAAAGCCGCCATCCCTCCGCGCCATCTATGCGGGCAGCCTCGTAGTACTGCCGGGGGATGCTTTCCAGACCCGCCAGGAAGAGGACCACCTGGAAGCCCAGGTTCTGCCACACCACCACCCAGGTCACGGTGGGTAGGGCCTGGCTGGGGCTTTGCAAAAAGGGCTGCGGGGGGATTCCCAAAAGGGCCAGTAGCTCGTTGACCAGCCCGAAGTGCGGGGAAAGCATCCAGCTCCACACCCAGGCCACGGCCACCGCCGGGGTCACGTAGGGGGCGAAGTAGATGGCCCGGAAGAAGTCGCGGCCAAAGGGTACCCGCTGGAGAAGCAAGGCGATGACGAGGCCCAAGGCGATCTGGCTTGGGATTCCCAGAAGGGTATAGAGGAGGGTGTTGAAAAGAGCCCGGCGGAGAACAGGGTCCTCGAGGAGCCGGGCGTAGTGCTCGAGGCCCACAAAGCGCCTCTGGGAGGGGTCTGCGTGCCACTCGTATAGGGAAAGCCAAAGGGCCTGGAAGGCGGGAAGGATGCGGAAGTAGAGGAAAAAAGCCAGGGGAATGGCCAAAAACACAAAGGCCCATAGGGCTTCCCGCCAGGCCAGGGTAAGCCGCACCCTACCTCCAGAACTGATCCAGAATCTTTTGCTCCTCCTCCGCGGCCAGCCTCAGGGACTGGGCGGGGTCCATGCCCTGGAGCAGGACCCGGTTGATGGCGTCCACCATCACCTTGCGCTGAGCGGCTTCGTCCACAAAGGGGGTGGCCTTGGCGTAGGCCAGGCTCAGCACGAAGGGGCCGTAGATGGGGTGTAAGGAGAGCTTGGGATCCCGGATCAGGTTTTTGCTGGCGGGAAGCTCCCCCACTTTTTCCAACCAGTAGCGCTGGGTTTCCTCGGAGGTGATGAAGGCGAGAAACCGGAGCGCGGCTTCCCGCTTGGGCCCGGTGGCCAATGGGGTGAGGCCGTGCATCCAGAAGGAGCCGAAGTTGGCCTTCCGTCCCCCTGGTCGCTCTAGGGGTAGCTCCGCCACTCCCCAGTTGAAACGGGCCCCTTGCTGGATGGTGCCGATGGCGAAGGATCCGTCGATGATCATGGCGATCCTGCCTGCGATGAACCCATCGCGATAGCCGTTGTTACCGGGGAAGAAGCCAGGGATCCCGATCTCGTGTTTGCGTACCCAGTCGGTGTAGAAGCTCAGGGCCTTAAGCCCGGCCTCTCCCTGGTAGAGGACTCGTTTTCCATCGTCGGAATAGGGCTTGCCCCCGAACTGGCGCACCAGGACCTCCCGGACCAGGTGGTGATCCTGCCCGTCCGGGGCGATGCCGTAGCCGATCTGGGTGAAGCGCCCTCCCTGTTTAACGGTTAGCTTTTGACCTACGGCGATGAACTCCTCCCAGGTCTTGGGGGGGCCGGCAATCCCCGCTTGACGGAAGAGGTCCTTGTTGTAGAACAGGGCCAGGCTTCGCACCGCGGTGGGAACCCCGTAGAGCTTTCCCCCCACCTTGGCGGCCTGGGCCATGGCCACGAAGTCCTGGTCCAGGCGCCGCATCCAGTCGTCGGGTAGGGGCACCAAGTATCCTGCCTTAACCCAGGTGGGAGCCCAGCCGTAGTAGAGGTTCACCACGTCCGGCCCCTGCCCCGCGGGGATAGCGGCGGCCACCTTTTGCTGGAAAGCGTCGTAGGGGAAGGTCTGGTGAACCACCTTGATGCCGGGATTCTGGGCTTCAAAGCGGCGGATGAGCTCGTTGATGGCCTCGACCTTGCTGCGGAACTCGTACTGCCAGTAGGTGATGGGGTCGTGTAAGGATTTATGTGTAAGGGTCCGTGTTTAATAGGGGGGCACACCTTAGCACGAGGAGGTGCCCCGTGGACCAGGATACCTTGCGAATCTTGCTGAGGGAAGCGGTGCGGGAGA
Coding sequences:
- a CDS encoding carbohydrate ABC transporter permease, translated to MKAKNRLTGFLVLLLLLLGGSVMVLPFLWMVLTSFKPFPELFELRFLPREPTLENYRVVLGETGFMRWFGNSLLVASLTTLSVLFFDSLAGYTLARLRFPGKNLVFILILSTLMVPTEMLVIPWYVMSAEKGWINTYWGLLFPGLITAFGVFLMRQFFETLPQDLFDAGRMDGLSEFGVFWRIGLPLVRPALAALGIFTFLGNWNAFLWPLIVVQTPEMRTLPVGIALFSGEAGTAWNLIMAASSLAVLPVLLVFFFFQRQIIEGVVLTGVKG
- a CDS encoding extracellular solute-binding protein encodes the protein MTYWQYEFRSKVEAINELIRRFEAQNPGIKVVHQTFPYDAFQQKVAAAIPAGQGPDVVNLYYGWAPTWVKAGYLVPLPDDWMRRLDQDFVAMAQAAKVGGKLYGVPTAVRSLALFYNKDLFRQAGIAGPPKTWEEFIAVGQKLTVKQGGRFTQIGYGIAPDGQDHHLVREVLVRQFGGKPYSDDGKRVLYQGEAGLKALSFYTDWVRKHEIGIPGFFPGNNGYRDGFIAGRIAMIIDGSFAIGTIQQGARFNWGVAELPLERPGGRKANFGSFWMHGLTPLATGPKREAALRFLAFITSEETQRYWLEKVGELPASKNLIRDPKLSLHPIYGPFVLSLAYAKATPFVDEAAQRKVMVDAINRVLLQGMDPAQSLRLAAEEEQKILDQFWR
- a CDS encoding carbohydrate ABC transporter permease encodes the protein MRLTLAWREALWAFVFLAIPLAFFLYFRILPAFQALWLSLYEWHADPSQRRFVGLEHYARLLEDPVLRRALFNTLLYTLLGIPSQIALGLVIALLLQRVPFGRDFFRAIYFAPYVTPAVAVAWVWSWMLSPHFGLVNELLALLGIPPQPFLQSPSQALPTVTWVVVWQNLGFQVVLFLAGLESIPRQYYEAARIDGAEGWRLFRHITWPLLNPVLVFSVVIGTIGYLQLFTQVVNLNFTDQGGPLNSTLTLALYIYQLAFLRFQLGYAATVTVLLFALILLITLVQLKLLTRRVEL